A genomic stretch from Desulfotignum balticum DSM 7044 includes:
- a CDS encoding response regulator, which translates to MMRSKKILIIDDENVICKGCAMILSEMGYRCDQSLSGADGLKRVMEDSYDVLLLDMKLKDMDGMKILEKVKKAKPAIYVIVITGYSTVQNAVKAMKLGANDYISKPFNEDDIIIAVRHAFQTIDDYETTTQ; encoded by the coding sequence ATGATGCGATCCAAAAAAATACTCATCATTGATGATGAAAATGTAATCTGTAAGGGATGTGCCATGATTTTAAGCGAGATGGGGTACCGGTGCGATCAATCGCTGTCCGGTGCCGACGGGCTTAAACGCGTGATGGAAGATTCCTATGATGTCCTGCTTTTAGATATGAAACTCAAAGACATGGACGGAATGAAAATTCTTGAAAAGGTAAAAAAAGCCAAACCGGCAATCTATGTGATCGTCATCACGGGGTATTCAACGGTTCAGAATGCGGTCAAGGCCATGAAACTCGGGGCCAATGACTATATTTCAAAACCGTTCAACGAAGATGACATCATCATTGCCGTAAGACATGCCTTTCAGACAATCGATGACTATGAAACAACAACGCAATGA
- a CDS encoding GAF domain-containing sensor histidine kinase: MTDLKQFKIFYRSFREVSKLVHSRTETDMNELVRLIVTSASRGLNAMGAILCILNKKTERYEIQTSYGIDEKYLALESLSEEKFFPWPDNDKKIHIITDIMNAPQVKYPKEAREIGIRMMLDIPLTYDNIVFGFIRTYFGEQKDFSEDELDFIAAVTEQLACAIKHNDRIKFHIIRYNKLATKIDRLSSLGRMAAGIAHEINNPLTGILLYSSNLFKKADPKGPFKEGLEIIMQETQRCKNTIQGLLDFSREKKPEKKDANVNEVIERSLVLMDNEFHIKRIQIKKRLDPDMVNFLVDDNQIEQVIINLLLNSVHAIDEKGIISITTKMDTERNLAVIEIQDNGYGIPKGKLKRIFEPFYTTKSEGTGLGLAVSYGIIRNHQGYIEVLSEPGTGTLITIELPIQNDKSKQTRKADDAIQKNTHH, encoded by the coding sequence ATGACTGATTTAAAGCAATTTAAAATATTTTATCGATCATTCAGGGAAGTTTCCAAACTCGTTCACTCCAGAACTGAAACAGACATGAATGAGCTGGTGCGGCTCATTGTGACCAGTGCCTCCCGGGGGTTGAACGCCATGGGTGCCATTTTGTGCATTTTAAATAAAAAAACGGAGCGGTATGAGATTCAGACGTCCTATGGCATTGATGAAAAATACCTGGCCCTGGAATCGTTGAGCGAGGAAAAATTTTTCCCCTGGCCCGACAACGATAAAAAGATTCACATTATCACGGATATCATGAATGCCCCCCAGGTCAAATATCCCAAAGAAGCCAGGGAAATCGGGATCCGGATGATGCTGGACATCCCGTTAACATACGATAATATCGTGTTCGGCTTCATCCGGACCTATTTCGGGGAACAGAAAGACTTTTCAGAAGACGAGCTGGATTTTATCGCTGCCGTGACTGAACAGCTGGCCTGCGCCATTAAACACAATGACCGGATTAAATTTCATATCATCCGATACAACAAGCTGGCCACCAAAATCGACCGGCTGTCCTCACTGGGCAGGATGGCGGCGGGGATCGCCCATGAAATAAACAACCCTTTGACCGGTATTCTGCTTTACAGCTCCAACCTGTTTAAAAAGGCTGACCCCAAAGGGCCGTTCAAGGAAGGGCTGGAAATTATCATGCAGGAAACCCAGCGGTGCAAGAACACCATCCAGGGGCTGCTGGATTTTTCCAGAGAAAAGAAACCTGAAAAAAAAGATGCCAACGTGAATGAAGTGATCGAAAGATCACTGGTCTTGATGGATAACGAATTTCACATCAAACGGATCCAGATCAAAAAAAGGCTGGATCCTGATATGGTTAATTTCCTGGTGGATGACAACCAGATTGAGCAGGTGATTATCAATCTGCTGCTCAATTCGGTTCATGCCATCGATGAAAAGGGAATTATCAGTATCACCACAAAAATGGATACAGAAAGAAACCTGGCCGTGATTGAAATACAGGACAATGGATATGGGATCCCCAAAGGCAAGTTGAAAAGAATATTCGAACCTTTTTACACCACCAAATCTGAAGGAACCGGGCTGGGCCTGGCCGTAAGTTACGGAATCATAAGAAATCATCAGGGCTATATTGAAGTGTTGAGTGAACCTGGAACCGGCACACTGATTACCATTGAACTTCCCATTCAGAACGACAAAAGCAAACAAACACGAAAGGCTGATGATGCGATCCAAAAAAATACTCATCATTGA
- a CDS encoding response regulator, translating to MTALKEMKSDSRIDVVHPHILVMEDDLNVAKGLKMIMDEQGYDVDLAGTGSGALDAIGQYDYDLLMADLRLPDIDGMQVVKRLKETKPETEVIVMTGYATSSLAVEAMKLGARDFIAKPFTEDQIRSAITAALKKDAQKQRVLKQGLDASYNTSIQKREVLKVLNRTTEDEKFWIRLMENSSEALKEYTLDSAAKAAIASGDLHWMHENIGELTQKQLMFIYKRLEREAW from the coding sequence ATGACCGCGTTAAAAGAAATGAAATCAGACAGCCGTATCGATGTCGTTCATCCCCACATCCTGGTGATGGAAGATGACCTCAATGTGGCCAAAGGCCTGAAAATGATCATGGATGAACAAGGCTATGATGTGGACCTGGCGGGAACGGGTTCCGGTGCGCTGGATGCCATCGGGCAATATGATTACGACCTGCTGATGGCAGATCTGCGACTCCCGGATATTGACGGGATGCAGGTGGTCAAACGGCTCAAGGAAACCAAGCCGGAAACTGAAGTGATCGTGATGACCGGATATGCCACCAGTTCACTGGCCGTCGAGGCCATGAAACTGGGTGCCCGGGATTTCATTGCCAAACCGTTTACCGAAGATCAGATCCGTTCAGCCATTACAGCCGCGTTGAAAAAAGATGCGCAAAAACAACGGGTGCTCAAACAGGGCCTGGATGCATCTTACAACACCTCCATCCAGAAAAGGGAAGTGCTCAAAGTGCTGAACCGGACAACGGAAGATGAAAAATTCTGGATTCGGCTCATGGAAAACAGCAGTGAAGCCCTGAAGGAATATACCCTGGATTCTGCGGCAAAAGCCGCCATTGCCTCCGGAGATCTTCACTGGATGCATGAAAATATCGGCGAACTGACCCAGAAACAGTTGATGTTTATTTACAAGCGCCTTGAACGGGAAGCCTGGTAA
- a CDS encoding sigma-54-dependent transcriptional regulator produces MNKILIVDDELNICNGCKLILIEEGYDVDTAMNGSEALEKLFEQNYDLVLLDIRLPDISGIDILKQINEKRLDCFVIIMTGHGTVENAVDAMKNGAFDYITKPFDDKEIIKATAKALENRTLARENEMLKKQLYDRFSFDNIVGENHQIKEIFDKIQRVAALDSTVLLDGESGTGKELFANAIHAHSKRAGNRFLAMDCNTFSPALMESELFGHVKGAFTGADKTRPGIFEIASEGTLFLDEIANLDMNIQSKLLRVLENGEFKAIGSGKVQKTRARIIVATNMDLKKRVAEKKFRQDLFYRLNVFPIYIPPLRARKDDIPKLAYHFLKRFSRETGKQISGFSDDALEMMVNFEWPGNVRQLKNVVERLVIMSDTRQLSRGFLSDHLEIKRKGGVPDIQTPKTLDELKAAKKKFLKVYFGKIEAAFLSQAISRADGNITLAAKNAGMQRSNFSAMMKKHGIVADKSSD; encoded by the coding sequence TTGAACAAAATTTTAATCGTTGATGATGAGCTCAATATCTGCAACGGCTGCAAACTGATCCTTATTGAAGAAGGATATGATGTGGACACTGCCATGAACGGCAGCGAAGCACTTGAAAAACTTTTCGAACAAAACTATGACCTGGTTCTTCTGGATATCCGGCTGCCGGACATCAGCGGCATCGACATATTAAAGCAGATCAATGAAAAGCGGCTGGATTGCTTTGTGATCATCATGACGGGTCACGGTACCGTTGAAAATGCCGTGGATGCGATGAAAAACGGGGCGTTCGACTATATTACCAAACCCTTTGATGATAAAGAGATCATCAAAGCCACGGCCAAAGCCCTGGAAAACCGGACCCTGGCCCGGGAAAACGAGATGCTGAAAAAGCAGCTCTATGACCGGTTCAGTTTTGACAATATTGTGGGAGAAAACCATCAGATCAAAGAAATTTTTGACAAAATCCAGCGCGTGGCTGCCCTGGACAGCACCGTGCTTTTGGATGGAGAAAGCGGCACGGGCAAAGAACTGTTTGCCAATGCCATTCATGCCCATAGCAAACGGGCGGGAAACCGGTTTCTGGCCATGGACTGCAATACTTTTTCTCCCGCCTTGATGGAAAGTGAATTGTTCGGCCATGTCAAAGGGGCATTTACCGGTGCCGATAAAACCAGGCCCGGCATCTTTGAAATTGCCTCGGAAGGAACCCTGTTTCTGGATGAAATTGCCAACCTGGACATGAACATTCAGTCAAAACTGCTCAGGGTCCTGGAAAACGGCGAATTCAAAGCCATTGGCTCGGGAAAGGTGCAAAAGACCCGGGCCAGGATCATCGTGGCCACCAACATGGATTTGAAAAAACGGGTGGCAGAGAAAAAATTCCGCCAGGATCTGTTCTACCGCTTAAATGTATTTCCCATCTATATCCCGCCCCTGAGAGCCAGAAAGGATGATATCCCCAAACTGGCCTACCATTTTTTAAAACGCTTTTCCCGTGAGACGGGCAAACAGATATCCGGATTTTCCGATGATGCCCTGGAAATGATGGTGAATTTTGAGTGGCCCGGAAATGTGCGGCAGTTGAAAAACGTGGTGGAGCGCCTGGTGATCATGTCCGATACCCGTCAGCTGAGCAGGGGCTTTTTATCCGACCATCTAGAGATCAAACGAAAGGGAGGGGTGCCCGACATTCAGACTCCCAAAACCCTTGACGAGCTGAAAGCAGCCAAAAAGAAATTTTTAAAGGTCTATTTCGGAAAAATTGAGGCGGCTTTTCTGTCCCAGGCCATATCCCGGGCCGACGGGAATATCACTCTGGCTGCTAAAAACGCCGGCATGCAGCGGTCAAATTTTTCGGCAATGATGAAAAAACACGGCATTGTGGCCGACAAATCATCTGACTGA
- a CDS encoding HAD family hydrolase, which yields MIHINIPGAGEKQIHHLVFDYNGTIAIDGVLIPGVREALQSLSGRVACHVITADTFGFVTQQVSDIDCDVVIISPGDQARQKQQFIAALGADQTLCAGNGVNDVLMLKQAAIGIAVLQEEGLAAGALAAADLVVKDILDVFALLDTRERIMATLRN from the coding sequence ATGATCCATATCAATATCCCCGGTGCAGGGGAAAAACAGATCCATCATCTGGTTTTTGATTATAACGGCACCATTGCCATAGACGGGGTCCTGATCCCGGGGGTCAGAGAAGCGCTCCAATCGTTGTCCGGCCGGGTGGCCTGCCATGTCATCACAGCGGACACCTTCGGGTTTGTCACCCAGCAGGTGTCAGACATCGATTGTGACGTGGTGATCATCTCTCCCGGGGACCAGGCCCGGCAAAAGCAGCAGTTTATTGCTGCGCTTGGGGCGGACCAGACCCTGTGCGCGGGCAACGGGGTCAATGATGTGCTCATGCTCAAACAGGCCGCCATCGGCATTGCCGTGCTCCAGGAAGAAGGCCTGGCCGCAGGCGCGCTGGCTGCCGCCGATCTGGTGGTCAAAGATATTCTGGACGTTTTTGCCCTGCTGGACACACGGGAACGGATCATGGCCACCCTGAGAAACTGA
- a CDS encoding TIGR04282 family arsenosugar biosynthesis glycosyltransferase yields MNNKTAIVVMVKYPRAGSVKTRLGRQIGMKKASELYCGFVRTLLATCRSTGFDVVISCHPDHLVSDYQEWLGNGVGFMIQKGADLGHKMQDAFEQSFALGFDRVILMGSDLPHLPGAVIEAAAQKTGACDVVIGPALDGGYYLVAMTKDHFFPDMFDDIPWSTANVLDITLEKLAAARRRVCLLKAMRDIDTLADLTAVSAETGLFVKSDPRETG; encoded by the coding sequence ATGAATAACAAAACGGCCATTGTTGTCATGGTAAAATATCCCCGGGCCGGATCGGTCAAAACCCGGCTCGGCAGGCAGATCGGCATGAAAAAAGCCTCGGAGCTGTACTGCGGATTTGTCAGAACCCTGCTGGCCACCTGCCGGTCAACGGGCTTTGACGTGGTGATCAGCTGTCATCCGGATCATCTTGTGTCTGATTATCAGGAATGGCTCGGCAACGGGGTTGGTTTTATGATCCAAAAGGGCGCGGACTTAGGCCATAAAATGCAGGATGCGTTTGAACAGAGCTTTGCCCTTGGGTTTGACCGGGTTATTCTGATGGGCAGTGATCTGCCCCATCTGCCGGGTGCCGTCATTGAAGCGGCCGCGCAAAAGACCGGGGCGTGCGATGTGGTGATCGGACCGGCCCTGGACGGGGGGTATTACCTGGTGGCCATGACAAAGGATCATTTTTTTCCTGACATGTTTGATGATATCCCCTGGAGCACGGCCAATGTGCTGGACATCACCCTGGAGAAACTGGCGGCAGCCCGGCGCAGGGTGTGTTTGCTGAAAGCCATGAGAGACATCGATACCCTGGCGGATCTGACGGCTGTTTCTGCGGAAACCGGGCTGTTTGTCAAATCTGATCCCCGTGAAACCGGATAA
- a CDS encoding TIGR04283 family arsenosugar biosynthesis glycosyltransferase yields MNISVIVPVFQEAKTIHAFLKTVQAVFPAPAHEIIVVDGSPAGDTLAAVALPQVKTIHSGKGRARQMNHGAAMAKKEILLFLHADTLLPKDAPQLITDLLSGNPDLMGGAFSLGIDDDRIFLKIIEWFANLRSRLTRVPYGDQSIFIRKDCFDRVGGFMEIPIMEDLELMTRIRKQGRRIHILKQKSVTSSRRWNKEGIAACTLRNWLIRLLYHLGVPPDRLAAFYK; encoded by the coding sequence ATGAACATTTCCGTCATCGTGCCCGTATTTCAGGAAGCCAAAACCATTCACGCGTTTCTGAAAACTGTGCAGGCTGTTTTTCCCGCACCGGCCCATGAAATCATTGTGGTGGACGGCAGCCCTGCAGGCGATACCCTTGCAGCCGTTGCCCTGCCCCAGGTCAAAACGATCCATTCCGGCAAAGGCCGGGCCAGGCAGATGAACCACGGCGCTGCCATGGCCAAAAAAGAGATTCTGCTGTTTCTGCATGCCGACACCTTGTTGCCGAAAGATGCCCCGCAGTTGATAACAGATCTGCTTTCCGGAAACCCGGACCTGATGGGCGGCGCGTTTTCTCTGGGGATTGACGATGACCGGATTTTTTTGAAGATCATTGAATGGTTCGCCAATCTCAGGTCCCGGCTGACCCGGGTGCCTTATGGGGATCAGAGCATTTTTATCAGAAAAGACTGTTTTGACCGGGTGGGCGGATTTATGGAGATTCCCATCATGGAGGACCTGGAACTGATGACCCGGATCAGAAAGCAGGGCCGCCGCATCCATATCCTGAAACAAAAATCCGTCACATCCTCCCGGCGGTGGAACAAAGAAGGGATCGCAGCCTGCACCCTTCGCAACTGGCTGATCCGGCTGTTGTATCATCTCGGGGTTCCGCCGGACCGGCTGGCAGCATTTTACAAATAA
- a CDS encoding radical SAM protein: MNFIQQQHLIISVEKAGPDKLVKQSFPLRFGKYSEIKTPDFEFCFNLNGEIKSIRGLKPDWPHPAEQFKRTAGNDWIYYTVGDKSGDDGIISWMGEYYLPCLPYSSNPVWEIKYFSNPVVMSALAEWSQLFANLYTANSKGLYPHAKDLIKRILVNDERILYERSQHLNKIIGGRVSVLPPDTRHVDYDIIPLTIADGCLYHCKFCCVKTQQKFQIRSKENIYEQLRALKDHFGDDLVNYHALFLANHDALAAGENLICFAAEEAYQAFGFRQRMDQKPFLYLFGSVGSFLEAKPALFEHLNRLPFYTYINIGFESIDSETLSLIGKPITSEQVKEAFEKMIEINAAFDQIEVTGNFVAGDNLSPEHERSLADLLKYADSKKQSKGAVYISPLKETSKKRELLPRFYKIKEESRLPVFVYLIQRL; this comes from the coding sequence ATGAATTTTATTCAGCAGCAGCATTTAATTATCAGTGTTGAAAAAGCAGGCCCTGATAAATTGGTCAAACAAAGCTTTCCTTTGCGATTTGGTAAATATTCAGAAATCAAAACGCCGGATTTTGAGTTTTGCTTTAATCTGAACGGTGAGATCAAATCTATTCGTGGACTTAAGCCTGACTGGCCGCATCCAGCCGAGCAATTTAAGCGGACAGCCGGAAATGATTGGATCTATTATACTGTTGGTGATAAAAGCGGCGATGATGGGATTATTTCCTGGATGGGGGAATATTATCTGCCTTGTTTGCCCTATTCCAGCAACCCGGTATGGGAAATTAAATATTTTTCCAATCCCGTGGTTATGAGTGCATTAGCAGAATGGTCTCAATTGTTTGCCAACCTGTATACGGCAAATTCAAAAGGATTGTACCCCCATGCAAAGGATCTTATAAAACGGATACTGGTCAACGATGAGCGGATTCTTTATGAACGTTCCCAGCATTTGAACAAGATTATCGGCGGCCGGGTTTCAGTACTTCCGCCTGATACCCGGCATGTAGATTATGATATCATTCCTTTGACCATTGCCGATGGATGCCTTTATCATTGCAAATTTTGCTGTGTTAAAACACAACAAAAATTTCAAATAAGATCAAAAGAGAATATCTATGAACAGCTTAGGGCTTTGAAAGATCATTTTGGTGACGATTTAGTCAATTATCATGCTCTATTCCTTGCCAATCATGACGCCCTTGCCGCAGGTGAGAATTTAATTTGTTTTGCTGCAGAAGAGGCATATCAGGCATTTGGATTTAGACAGCGCATGGATCAAAAGCCGTTTTTGTATCTCTTTGGCAGTGTTGGATCGTTCTTAGAGGCGAAGCCGGCATTGTTTGAACATTTGAATCGATTACCCTTTTACACTTATATTAATATTGGATTTGAATCCATTGATTCAGAGACCCTCTCCCTGATCGGTAAGCCGATTACTTCTGAACAGGTAAAAGAAGCCTTTGAAAAAATGATAGAAATCAATGCGGCCTTTGATCAAATAGAAGTCACTGGAAATTTCGTCGCAGGAGACAATTTATCACCTGAGCATGAACGCTCCTTGGCGGACCTTTTAAAATATGCCGATTCTAAAAAACAATCAAAAGGGGCAGTGTATATATCACCGCTAAAGGAAACTTCCAAGAAGAGAGAACTTCTGCCACGATTTTACAAAATAAAAGAGGAAAGCCGCCTGCCGGTATTTGTTTATCTGATCCAGCGATTGTAA
- a CDS encoding Fic family protein: MPTPQDKLAESLAVLKKLQDEGIVAIQTKNITRTHRERLVKNGFIKEVMKGWYIPASPEERTGESTAWYASFWGFCGDYLKSRFGNQWCLSPEQSLSIHSGNWNVPNQLLVRAPKGGNKPISLLHETSIMDVRLNLPDKNDMEIKENIRMMTLTAALISCAPGYYSNNAIEARAALSMISDASQILHKLLEGGHSTVAGRLAGAFRNIGKNVIADNIIGAMRDTGYITTENDPFEEKPAIILREREISPYVNRIRMLWADMRGIVLENFPQAPSLNQNTDEYLKHVDDIYLTDAYHSLSIEGYHVSEGLIERVRTGSWDPEINHKDKEYANALAARGYWQAFQAVKKSLEKILNKSLPGAVVSKDHSVWYRELFAPSVNAGLISASDLAGYRNQPVYIRKSRHMPPRYEAVRDLMPAFFSLLNDEEEPSVKAVLGHFFFVYIHPYIDGNGRMGRFLMNVMLASGGYPWTVIPLETRNEYMATLEEASVKKNIKPFSRFLAELVQKGITTVQQAK, from the coding sequence ATGCCGACACCACAAGATAAGCTTGCAGAATCTCTCGCTGTTTTGAAAAAACTACAGGACGAAGGTATTGTTGCAATCCAAACAAAAAACATAACACGAACTCACCGGGAACGTCTTGTCAAAAACGGATTCATCAAAGAAGTGATGAAAGGATGGTATATTCCTGCCAGCCCTGAAGAGCGGACTGGAGAAAGTACTGCCTGGTATGCATCATTTTGGGGCTTTTGTGGTGATTATCTTAAATCAAGGTTTGGCAATCAATGGTGTCTTTCCCCTGAACAATCATTGAGCATTCATAGTGGGAACTGGAACGTACCGAATCAACTTCTTGTCCGCGCTCCAAAAGGCGGGAACAAGCCAATCTCTCTTCTTCATGAGACATCGATAATGGACGTTCGCCTGAACCTGCCGGACAAGAATGATATGGAAATCAAAGAAAACATACGAATGATGACCCTGACCGCTGCTCTGATTTCCTGTGCTCCCGGCTATTATTCAAATAATGCTATAGAGGCCCGCGCTGCACTTTCCATGATCTCTGATGCTTCTCAAATCCTGCACAAGCTCCTTGAAGGTGGGCATAGCACTGTAGCCGGAAGGCTTGCAGGAGCTTTCCGAAATATTGGGAAAAATGTTATTGCTGACAATATCATTGGCGCAATGAGAGATACGGGATACATCACTACGGAAAATGACCCCTTTGAAGAAAAGCCCGCTATTATTCTTCGTGAACGCGAGATTTCTCCGTACGTCAACCGAATACGGATGCTCTGGGCGGATATGCGCGGTATTGTCCTTGAAAACTTTCCGCAGGCGCCCTCATTAAACCAGAACACTGATGAATATCTTAAACATGTTGATGATATATATTTGACTGATGCCTATCATTCGCTTTCTATTGAAGGATATCATGTGAGTGAGGGGCTGATTGAACGTGTCCGCACAGGAAGCTGGGACCCAGAAATCAACCACAAAGATAAAGAGTACGCAAATGCCCTGGCTGCCCGTGGTTACTGGCAAGCTTTTCAGGCAGTGAAGAAAAGTTTGGAAAAAATTCTGAATAAAAGCTTGCCAGGTGCGGTGGTAAGTAAAGATCATTCCGTATGGTATAGAGAATTATTTGCCCCAAGTGTAAACGCTGGTCTTATATCTGCATCCGACCTTGCCGGATACCGAAATCAACCTGTCTATATTCGAAAATCAAGGCACATGCCACCCCGATACGAAGCTGTGCGAGATCTTATGCCTGCATTCTTCTCTCTATTAAACGATGAAGAAGAACCTTCTGTAAAAGCCGTTTTAGGTCACTTTTTCTTTGTATATATCCACCCTTATATTGATGGAAATGGTCGCATGGGAAGATTTCTGATGAATGTCATGTTGGCCAGTGGCGGCTATCCATGGACAGTCATTCCACTTGAAACCCGAAATGAATACATGGCCACCTTGGAAGAAGCAAGCGTAAAAAAGAATATAAAACCGTTTTCCAGGTTTTTAGCTGAACTTGTCCAAAAAGGGATAACGACTGTTCAACAAGCCAAATGA
- the fabG gene encoding 3-oxoacyl-ACP reductase FabG yields the protein MTSDIQTPGEVALVTGAGRGIGRAIAVDLARSGRFVYINYKSNATAAKKTLEQVRAAGSDGALLCFDVTNEAAAHAALETIYKEKGFIDILVNNAGIRDDMLLVRMKSETWQQVMDTNLTGFFNLTKPVVKKMISKRRGRVINITSASGQMGQAGQVNYSASKAGIIGATMALAKEIAKRNITVNAVAPGFIETDMMDGLPLEQIVQSVPAGRLGKPEEVAAAVTFLCSPEAGYITGQVIGVNGGLC from the coding sequence ATGACTTCAGATATTCAGACACCCGGGGAAGTCGCCTTGGTGACCGGTGCCGGCCGGGGTATCGGCCGGGCCATTGCCGTGGACCTGGCCCGGTCCGGCCGGTTCGTATATATCAACTACAAATCCAATGCCACAGCTGCAAAAAAAACCCTTGAACAGGTCAGAGCCGCGGGTTCCGACGGGGCGTTGCTGTGCTTTGACGTCACAAACGAAGCCGCTGCCCACGCCGCCCTGGAAACCATCTACAAAGAAAAAGGATTCATCGACATCCTGGTCAACAATGCCGGGATCCGGGACGACATGCTCCTGGTCCGGATGAAATCGGAAACCTGGCAGCAGGTCATGGATACCAACCTCACCGGTTTTTTCAACCTGACCAAACCCGTGGTCAAAAAGATGATCTCCAAACGCAGGGGAAGAGTGATTAACATCACCTCCGCTTCCGGCCAGATGGGCCAGGCCGGCCAGGTGAATTACTCGGCGTCCAAAGCCGGGATTATCGGCGCCACCATGGCCCTGGCCAAGGAGATTGCCAAACGCAACATCACGGTGAATGCCGTGGCCCCGGGTTTCATTGAAACAGACATGATGGACGGTCTTCCTTTGGAACAGATCGTCCAGTCCGTCCCGGCGGGCCGTTTAGGAAAGCCCGAAGAAGTGGCCGCCGCCGTCACCTTTCTCTGTTCCCCTGAAGCCGGATATATCACGGGCCAGGTAATAGGCGTCAACGGGGGCCTCTGTTAG
- a CDS encoding spermidine synthase → MDPLFEELDCQQTRLGELSLRRRRLMQLDGRQIYEVKLGDDFLMSSLFHAAETKMAEISRAMVSKSDLTVVVGGLGLGYTAAAALADPRVRSLVVVEYLAPVISWHKNNLVPLGNQLCTDPRCKIIHDDFFARSRDVLQGFDPDFPGKKVDIILLDIDHTPNRVLHRSNTRFYTPDGLNELAGHLNPGGVFALWSDDPPEKAFTDLLESVFPEVHAHTVNFKNPFTGGTAENAVYAARTDK, encoded by the coding sequence ATGGACCCTTTGTTTGAAGAACTGGATTGTCAGCAGACCCGGCTGGGGGAATTGAGCCTGAGACGGCGCCGCCTGATGCAGCTGGACGGCAGACAGATTTACGAGGTCAAGCTGGGGGATGATTTTCTGATGTCCAGCCTGTTCCATGCGGCGGAAACAAAAATGGCGGAAATCAGCCGGGCCATGGTGTCAAAATCCGACCTGACTGTGGTGGTGGGGGGCCTGGGCCTGGGATATACGGCGGCTGCGGCCCTGGCAGATCCGCGGGTCCGTTCTCTGGTGGTGGTGGAATACCTGGCACCGGTAATCAGCTGGCACAAAAACAATCTGGTACCCCTGGGAAACCAGCTGTGCACAGATCCCCGGTGCAAAATAATCCATGACGATTTTTTCGCCCGGAGCCGGGATGTCCTCCAGGGATTTGATCCGGATTTTCCCGGAAAAAAGGTGGACATCATTCTTCTGGACATCGACCACACCCCCAACCGGGTCCTGCACCGGTCCAACACCCGGTTTTACACCCCCGACGGCTTGAATGAACTGGCCGGGCACCTGAATCCCGGCGGGGTGTTTGCCCTGTGGTCTGACGATCCCCCGGAAAAAGCGTTCACCGATTTGCTGGAAAGCGTGTTCCCGGAAGTTCATGCCCACACCGTAAATTTCAAAAACCCGTTCACCGGCGGCACGGCTGAAAACGCTGTCTATGCAGCCAGAACAGACAAATAA